One window of Quercus robur chromosome 12, dhQueRobu3.1, whole genome shotgun sequence genomic DNA carries:
- the LOC126708174 gene encoding subtilisin-like protease SBT1.5: protein MGHFHQLVTFIVLLMLSIVSCKPNLQLNTHQTFIVRVQNNLKPKRYSNHKTWYESTLKSLSSSINSSNSQTQHNHGLLHVYNTVFHGFSARFTPQQAEELTNRPEILSVLPDRLLQLQTTRTPQFMGLIGTKDKHGIINESDSGSNVIIGVLDTGIWPEHVSFNDQDLGPIPSHWRGKCDGGDNFPENLCNKKLIGARYYSTEFYEQQQQGSARDTLGHGTHTTSTIAGRHAPNASFLGFAQGVANGVAPKSRIAVYKVCWEDGCPVYDILAGIDAAVEDGVDVISISIVGDPVPYHEDPIAIGAFGAIEKGVLFSASGGNNGPTDSTITNVAPWITTVGASTIDRRFLADLVLGDGSVITGSSLYKGDGFPEGKYLPLIYAGDASNSKIVATCLAGTLNKDLVRGKIVLCDRRDGPRIDKAEVVREAGGVGFVLANVEPTGEGLIADAFLIPGLAITQSKRTTVLRYISSNKNPKATLIFKGTQLGVKPAPVVASFSSRGPNSISPSVLKPDIIAPGVDILAAWPYGVPPTEAAADKRRTEFNIISGTSMSCPHVSGVAALLKGAHPDWSPAMIKSALMTTAYTDDHDGKTLLDEKDYNVSSVFGFGAGHVDPNKAVDPGLVYDLSVDDYLNFLCASNYNTGQIQVITRRAVSCSGVQQVKMWDLNYPSILVSFDASAPSKSEVVVNRTVTYVGDGDSTYTINITNPKGVTVAVDQEKLIFKKKGQKQSYVVRILSEKVGLHHNYSGSESGRLVWTDGKHQVTSPIVVTWS from the coding sequence ATGGGCCACTTTCATCAGCTTGTTACTTTCATTGTGCTCCTTATGCTCTCCATTGTTTCCTGCAAACCTAATCTCCAATTAAACACCCACCAAACCTTCATTGTCCGAGTCCAAAACAACCTTAAACCTAAACGATACTCTAATCACAAAACATGGTATGAGTCTACCCTTAAAAGTCTCAGTTCCAGTATTAACTCTAGTAACTCCCAAACCCAACACAACCATGGCTTGCTCCATGTGTACAACACCGTCTTTCATGGTTTCTCAGCCAGATTCACACCTCAACAAGCTGAAGAACTCACAAATCGCCCTGAAATACTTTCGGTCCTCCCCGACCGGCTTCTCCAACTCCAAACCACACGTACACCTCAATTCATGGGACTTATTGGTACCAAAGACAAACATGGTATCATCAACGAGTCTGATTCAGGTTCCAACGTCATCATCGGAGTCCTCGACACTGGTATATGGCCCGAACATGTTAGCTTCAATGACCAAGACCTTGGACCCATACCTTCTCACTGGAGAGGCAAATGCGATGGTGGTGACAACTTCCCTGAAAACCTTTGCAACAAAAAGTTAATCGGTGCACGCTACTACTCAACCGAGTTCTACGAACAACAACAGCAAGGCTCAGCCCGAGACACCCTTGGCCATGGAACGCACACAACATCCACAATCGCAGGACGACATGCCCCTAACGCTTCCTTCCTCGGCTTTGCCCAAGGCGTTGCAAATGGGGTTGCACCCAAATCAAGAATTGCAGTGTACAAGGTGTGTTGGGAAGATGGTTGTCCAGTTTACGATATTCTTGCTGGGATCGACGCTGCTGTAGAAGATGGTGTCGACGTTATATCAATTTCCATAGTTGGCGACCCTGTGCCATACCATGAGGATCCGATTGCTATAGGCGCTTTCGGTGCTATAGAGAAAGGGGTTTTATTTTCCGCTTCAGGTGGTAACAATGGTCCAACTGATTCCACCATAACAAACGTAGCACCTTGGATAACCACAGTGGGAGCAAGCACCATTGATCGGAGATTCCTTGCAGATCTAGTTCTTGGAGATGGTAGCGTCATTACTGGATCATCGCTCTACAAAGGTGATGGTTTTCCGGAAGGGAAGTATCTACCGTTGATTTACGCAGGAGATGCATCCAATTCCAAAATTGTTGCTACTTGCTTGGCTGGTACGTTAAATAAGGATTTGGTACGTGGTAAGATCGTGCTGTGTGATCGTCGTGATGGGCCACGCATTGATAAAGCAGAGGTGGTGAGAGAAGCTGGTGGGGTCGGGTTTGTTCTTGCCAACGTGGAACCTACGGGAGAGGGCTTAATCGCGGATGCATTTTTAATTCCTGGACTGGCAATCACGCAATCAAAACGTACAACCGTGCTTCGGTACATAAGCTCCAATAAAAACCCAAAGGCCACCTTGATTTTCAAAGGGACCCAGTTGGGAGTAAAACCAGCACCCGTGGTTGCTTCCTTCTCTTCCCGTGGGCCCAATTCGATATCTCCATCAGTTTTAAAACCAGATATCATCGCGCCAGGTGTCGACATCTTAGCGGCTTGGCCTTACGGTGTACCACCAACTGAAGCAGCAGCTGATAAGAGGCGAACAGAGTTTAACATAATCTCGGGTACGTCAATGTCTTGCCCACACGTGTCAGGCGTGGCGGCTTTGTTGAAAGGGGCCCACCCTGACTGGTCCCCAGCGATGATCAAATCAGCGTTGATGACAACGGCCTACACGGACGATCACGATGGAAAGACTCTATTGGATGAGAAAGATTACAACGTGTCCAGCGTCTTTGGTTTTGGCGCTGGACATGTGGACCCTAATAAAGCCGTTGATCCGGGCTTGGTTTATGATCTCTCGGTGGatgattatttgaattttctttgtgCTTCCAATTACAACACTGGGCAAATCCAAGTGATCACAAGGAGGGCAGTGAGTTGCAGTGGGGTCCAACAAGTTAAGATGTGGGACCTGAACTACCCATCAATATTAGTGTCTTTCGATGCATCAGCACCGTCCAAATCAGAGGTTGTGGTTAATCGAACGGTTACATATGTTGGTGATGGTGATTCAACCTATACTATAAATATCACTAATCCCAAAGGTGTTACCGTGGCCGTTGATCAAGAGAAGCTGATTTTCAAGAAGAAAGGTCAAAAGCAGAGCTATGTGGTAAGAATTTTGTCTGAGAAAGTGGGGCTGCATCATAATTACAGTGGGAGTGAATCTGGTCGTCTAGTGTGGACGGATGGGAAGCACCAAGTCACTTCTCCCATTGTTGTGACATGGTCGTAA